Sequence from the Psilocybe cubensis strain MGC-MH-2018 chromosome 10, whole genome shotgun sequence genome:
GACGCGTCCTTATTCAAAGTGATTCTCAAATCTTCCTTGAGGTCCTCCTCAAGGGCAGACTTTTCCCTGGCCCTAACAACAGCTCGCAACCCGGTGAAGTTCTCTCGCCTCTTGCCGGAGAAATGCGTCTCCAGAGCGACTTCGTGATCTCGCAAGACTCCCGCACCGCCTGCTTCTGGCAGCAAATGATCAGTAAGATCCCCTCCCTTTGATTCATACCAGCGCTGGAGGTAATTAATCACTGCGGCGATGATGTGCATTTGTAGACAACCAGCAACTCATGATCTCCCAGTTCAAAGCTGCGATGGCTAAGCTCCAGCTTCTCGGGCAAAACACCGCCCACCTTATTGATTGCTCCGATGTACGTGATCCGTCTGCGCAGTGGTTTCCTTGGAGTAATGACATTAACTGGTCAACTTTTTTTGTGCCCAGGTTGTTCCTATTCCAAGGTCTTTCACCCAGGCTATCAAATACCCTGCCTCGTTCTCGCAGGCCGATGTGCAGATTGCCTGCCCCCAACTTCCATTCCCCAGCCTTGCTACCGTTGCTGGACCCGCACCCACTGTCGCTCCTGTGTAAGCATTTTACCGCATAAATCTTTGCTTCGCTACTGATCAAGAACGTCTCACTGCTTTGTAGTCCCGAATCTTAATTGGTACTTTTGAAGTTATTTATCTAGATTTTAAATATTTTCTGAACTACCCACATAATTATAACCTATGCGGCCAACCAAGTTGGAGCCAAGAGTCATCAACAAGATACAACGCCTGAACCTGAGTACCAACGTTTATTTATAGAATGAACGCCACAGTGGTGACATTCTTGGCACAAGAGACCCTGGCGTGGCGCGCCTACAACTATCACACCTGTCACATCTGAAATCTGGACTAGCCTTAAAATCCATGTAAAGTGCAGCAACATAATCAAAAATCCGATTTTTTCTACTCTTTACGTGTTACCCTCCGTGTTTGTGACACAGCTTAGTAAGAGTGACTTTCTCGTTCCTGCCACGCGGTTCGAAGATTAGATTTGTTCGGAGAGTGAACCGGAGTTGGTTACTTGACAGGCTCGGTCTTGGGCTAGAATTATTTCCTCTTTTATAGACTTAATCTCACGAATGTGAGAGCAACACTGGGGCGGCAAATGCCGATTTAAACTTCAAGAGACGGCTGCCTTGTGCTCACGAAAATTGCCCTGGACAGGCGGCAATGAAAGTCCTCGTCGTGTCATCTCATTTTATGATCCTGTGCCATATTTCATTTCCACCCTTTCATtgtatcttcatcttcaactTCCAATTTTCAACTCTTGAAACGACATCTCGATGAACCTGAAGGAACAAACCGTTTCACCCCCTAGTATAACAGCATGCGAACAAAAGATTAGCAAGGATTTGATATAACACCTGGGGAATACTAGTAGCTCATTATGTGTTCCAAAGACCCGATTGCTTTTCGCTAAGAGTTAGCCGTTGGAAAGGCTGAAAGTCAAAACTCGGGCCGACCACGTTTTGTGTCGGCGTCGTACACCAGTTTGTTCAAGGTAGCAGATTGACAGCCAATAACCGGTCGCATTTCACACTGGAATGATAAGCCCCTTTACTCTACTGGGTCAAGCAATGTATTGCACTGGTGGTAGGTAAGTATGCAGTTGTACCTTTCTGATTTGTGAATCTAATTATATATATAACGGCACGCCAGATGTCGATATTTGCACTTCAGGGTCGCCGACAATCTGCGACGCTCAAAGCGGTCATCAGCGCTCCCGAAATCCCGACATCGACCGTGGAAATGACCGAATGTAGCCTCCCCGAATCTGATTATTGATCTTTTGCGTTCCTCCATTCTGTGCCCGAATTGGGTGCATCAATTCTAATAAACTGACTGTATGATTGAAAGCTTTCCACTCATCTCATTGCCCCTTAGTGAGAAATAAGGTCTAATTATATCGCTTGCACCTTATCGGGCTATAATACCGGTTTGTTGTGTTTTGAAAGACCCATATTGACACATAGGTGAAAAGTAAGAAGTGACAGACTACCGGAAACATTACTCTGTGTTTTGGCAGTGCGACGAATCACTGCTCTCGAATTTCAACTTGACATGCGAGTCATAGTGGGATCACGCGCTGCCTATGGTTGAAATGACTTCATGATGCCTTGCATTTCATCGCACGTCGATGGTGGCTGGACCCATCTGTTGCAGACACAGTTTTACTGCCATAGTTTGATATTTCGCCATCTGTACGATTTTATTCTTCCTTGGGGGAAGAGAGGTTCTCATGCAGCGAAATCGGTTCCTAGCAGATTCTACGTCAAGCCCGCCCCCGGATATCGTATAAAGGCCAAATGATTTGGACGGTAAATCTTCAGGATACTCAAGTACTCCCCTTTCCAAACACATCTTACCAGTCCTACCAATGGCTTTTGCTCGTCTTTCTGCCATCGTCGCCATTGCCCTCGCGTCGCAATCGGTATTAGCTGCCAACATCAACAGGCGAACAACCTGCGCAACTGGCCAGGTTACTTCTAACGCTGCCTGCTGTGGTATGTCAATTTTTTAATCTTTGTATAGTGATAAATCTCAAAAAGAACGGTAGCTCTCTTCCCTGTCGTCGACTTCATCCAGGAGAACCTTTTCGATGGCGGAGAGTGTGGTGAAGAGGCTCACTCTGCTCTTCGTCTTTCCTTCCACGACGCCATTGGCTTCTCTATTCACGGTGCGTTGTATTATACAAATAAAATTCTATAAACTCACACTTATTTTCGTCTCAATCTAGGTGGAAAGTGAGTTGGATTGATAAAATTTAACTACCTGTTTTCTAAATTTGTACAGGGGAGGAGGCGCCGACGGATCTATTCTTCAGTTCGCTGATGTAGAGACCGCTTTCCATGCCAATGGAGGGTGAGCGCAGTTTTGATTACTTTTATCTATTATTCTGCTGACGATCCTCGGAAAGAATTGACGACATTACCGACCGTCAAACCCCCGTTTTCCAGGCGCTCAGCCAAACCCCCGCTTTCAAGCCGCTCAACATTTCCGCTGGTGACTTGTACGGTTTCATCTCAAATCCACGGTAAACATGTTGATCTAAATCCCCGGTATAGCGTCCACCTCGCCGCAGCTATCGGCACAGCCAATTGCCCTGGTGCCCCCCGCCTCAAGTTCATGTTTGGTCGCCCACCACCTGtcgctcccgctcccgaTCTCACTATCCCCGAGCCAACTGATAGCGTTACTTCCATTTTGGCACGCTTCGCTGATGCCGGGTTCTCCCCAAGTGAGGCTGTCGCACTCCTCGCATCGCACACCATCGCTGCAGCCGTAGGCCAATTCATCTCTGAAATCTTTGAAGGGACTAAATAAAATATTTACAGGATGTCGTCGATACCAACATTCCCGGAACTCCCTTCGATTCGTGAGTCTCAATTTTTCTACATCTTCTTACAGGGACACCTTCTGATATTCTTATTATTGCAGAACCGCAGGAACTTTGTATGTCTGGTTGTTGTACCCATGGCAGCATAACTAATTCGGATGCTATAGCGATTCTCAAGTCTTCCTCGAAGTTCTTCTCAAAGGAAGACTCTTCCCAGGCCCCAACAACAGCTCTCAGCCCGGCGAAGTCCTTTCGCCACTCGCTGGTGAGATGCGCCTTCAGAGCGATTTCCTCATCTCGCAAGATCCCAGAACCGCCTGCTTCTGGCAGGCAATGATCAGTATGTTGTTGATGGTATAACACCCTTCGCATCCACTAACTTTCTCCATTCATATAGACAACCAGCAGCTCATGATGGCCGAGTTCAAGGCTGCCATGGCTAAGCTCCAGGTTCTCGGACAAAACACCGCCAAGCTCATCGACTGCTCAGATGTACGTACTTCCCTACCGTGTTCAAGCAGGGAATCATGATCTCACCTAAATATCTTTTTCACAGATCGTCCCTGTTCCCCAACCTTTCACCCAGGCCATCAAGTACcccgcctccttctccagGCAGGATGTCCAGGTCGCTTGCCCTattctccccttccccaaCCTGGCCACCGTTGCTGGTCCAGCTCCCACCATCCCCCCAGTGTGAGTACAATCTCATAAAATCTACGCAGCTTCAATTGCTCATTGGCATATATCTCATCAAAATATAGCGCTGGCTCATAAATAGAATTATCTTTCCGCGAATGCGTGTTATAGATTTTCATCACTTCTGTGCACATTTCAAAACACTGCTGTTGTATTTAATTAGAAATATTTTATCATGCATGTCTGTTTTATCTGGGGAATATGATTTCGGATTATCTGCGATTCTGTAACAATTGTGATAAGTGCTCATTGATATCCATATAATTCCACTATGCAAAAGAAGGTGTTGTCGTTTTCGTAAAATAACGCTGTACAGTTCAGGTTcttcattgatttttttttttgaatccaAATACTAACTTTAAGATACACTGAAATAGGAGGTTTCAGGCTCGTACGTACCATACGTAAGTTGTGGTTCACGTAAAGATTATATTTGAGCATCCATGATTCCGAAGATTCATAGCCATTTTCGCGTAGTAAACGAAATATACAAAACTACTAGTACATTGTGATTCGTGTTGGAGATAGCAAAGGAGAATGCAgtaagcaaaaaaaattgctTAGTGAACACTACCGAGAATACCGATAACATAAAGTAGAGGCTAAGTAAGTTGGGACTTTGCCGTTTAGATTCTGACTGAGCGCCTTGTAGGAATTAACCTCGATGGTGCAGTCTTTGCTCGTTTGTTTCGTCCTGCTGAAGGGGACGCTTCGAGTGGGTCTTCCTccgcttcctcctcttcttcttggaaCGTCTCGAGCTTTCTCTTTCCGCCAACTGGGCCGTAACCTGCAGGGTCATTTTCGCGAGACCATTTATCGTCATCGGGAAGCATAAGCATATGCTTACGCAGGATTGCAATGACAGCTTCGTGCGTGGGGTTGAATCCTTGGTTTCTTCGAACAAAGATCAACTGGCGGAGCTCCTCTATACACGGAACCAAGTCTTTGAAGTACAGAGTGACGAATTTGGTAACGGTCGCTTCGAAGATTTGCGGGAGTACCGTTGACATGATCGCCCATTTAGTTGCCCCAATGAGCGCAATGTCCCTGCCATGTATCCAACCCTTGAACGTGTCCACAGATTTGATATCCAGGTCCTGCCTTTCGATCCCACTGGGACCTGCATACTGCAGCATGATCCAAAGGAGAACGTAAAAGAACGATTCAATATCGTGGTGTGCTTGATGCTCCCCTTCAGTTGCATTCATGAGGATGTCTATTGCCATGAACGGCAACGTTCCCTAAAACAGTTCAGGTCAGCCAGgctgaaaaaaatcaatctAATGGGCAAAGTGGGCGGGTTACGAACTGTACGATGTCCAGTTGCATCGGCCTCTCTCTGAGTCTCTTTTCCAGACTCGTCGTTGGTTATTAATGCATAGTCAAGGTCGATCAGGATCCCCTTTGCAGATACTACGGACCGTTTAGAGGCAACTACTGACGTCGATGGTTTCTGTACCTCCGCTGATGAAGTGTTGGTGTCATTGCTAGAACCCTGCGACGGGCGATGTATCATGATGTTGGCCATGCTGATATCTCTGTGGAGGATGTGCTTCTCCAGTAACCGGGCATGCGCTAAGAGGATTAGGAACCTAATTAGATTCGTCGTACATCGTTCCGAAAGCTCTTTGCATACCTTCAATCCCATCTATAATAACAGATAGCAATTCTTTCTTGCTCTTGAAATATTCCACTGGCTGGGCTACAGGAGTGGTCACCAATCGACGGTGTACTCGCACTTCCAGCTTGTCATACCAGTCCATGCGCTTGTAATCCTTGACATTGGTATTATCGAGCGAATTGTCGCTGTGCTATCATCATGCGAGTTGTACTGAACAATCTCCTCAGCAATAAGCTGCGCAATGCCCTCTATGCCATCGGCCATACGCATGATATCGGCCTCGGTCTTCAATCGAGAGACATCAGTCCAAGAATTCTTGATGACATATTCAGATCCCCCACTAGACGCTTTCCAGCAAACAGTTCCTCTCCCTCGAATAGAATCGCTGATGAACAACGTTTTGAGGATTCGGTAATCAACACCTGCAACAGAAACAGTCCTACTGCCATCGTCATTGCGTTTAATTGACGGGTCAAAGCCAAGGGCGCCAACATCAGTCAGAGTTAAACCGGCGATGAGACGGATGAGCAAAGACGCGTCTTCGCTAAGATGAAAATGACTGGAGCCGATTACTCCTGCTCGATCGAAAACATAGACGCGCACAGAGGTATCGCAAATGGACAGGCCGATGTGGAAACGGCGATCATCCTGAGTGGAGAATATTGTGCAGGCACTATTGGCTAGCTGGTTGAAGGCGTCATTGGCATCCGATGCTTTCAACTTCAATTCCGTAGTGACCAATGTGGAATGCCACGTCGCAGCTTTGTCCTTATTGGCCAAACAAATATCAGGCTTTCTTTTAACCTGATGCCCCCACAACATAGATTTACTGCTGTTACTAACCCAGCGACGGTCGATGGACAGTTTGAACGATTTTTCGGTGGAATTTGAGACTTCTATGAGAGTCTCGCTGATTGTGTTGAAGAACGTCGCCAGATCTGTCTCAGCTACCCCTGGTTTTGCGCTGGTAACAAATATGGATGGTTTCACGGCACCATATACTTTCCATACCTTCTGTCGAGAGTCCCAGTGCGTTTCTAAAACTGCATTCTCAAGCGAACTGAAAGGAATAGGAAAGAGTGAATCGGGGAAAAGGTGCTCAACAAGCCCAGGTACGTCGAGTAGCACACTCTCGAAGAGCTCTTCCTTGAGTGCTGAATCCATAAAACGTGTGTAGGCAACTTTTTCGTATTCGAATTTCCAGAAATTTTGCGGATAATAGGTGTAGATTTGAACTTTGGTTGGGGCGATGGTGCCCATTAAGCGATGGCCAGGTCACGTTATCGCGTTCATAATCCCCTGGCGGCGGCCTCCATGCCCACTCCCACCAATAGGACGGCTCTGCGCTCCCTTGATCGACGCCCGAACAGTAGTCTCTGCATTTTCCGCATCCATTCCCATGGACAAGACCAGCAGCCACTTCTATTGTCACCTTCGCCAAATCTGCATGTCGCGCGGCGTGTGTGTTTATGCGTATATGCGCGTGTGCGATGTGCAGAGGGCCATGCATTTGCAGAGTACCAACATCGAGCAGCGGCACTAGCATGTAGTCCGCTGCTCACTTCCTCCACTCTGAGAGCACTGTTCCGAGTTTGCTAGGCACTTAATGCCGTCAGAATATGAGCATTGGCTCCGCGACGGCGTTCATGTAGTGGCAAGATGTGCAAGAAGCTGTAGCTTGAAGCCCGCCGTCACTTGGAGGGGTCACATGATTCCCGCTTAAGCAATAATGGGAGGTGAGTCTCAGCAAGAAATCTTAGGACATTATCTCTACAAATGATTCCTCGGAATCAATGATACTGATATTCCCAAGGGCATTCGCAAGGACTATATCCCGCCACTGTTAGAGCGTATTACTGCAACTCCTTGGTGGGTATTCTTTGCTGAGTCTCTTAAAACTGGCCTCTATTCTAATACCAAACGCTCGCTGTCTATGATTCATAATATTGCACATAGTCAAGTGGACGTCAAAGGCTTGGGAAACCACATACATCGGGACCATCACATAAATCTCCTCCAAAACCTATGTAAATACATTGGCCCCATGCCATACCAAAATACGGCAGCGATTATCCAATCTTCAGGCTTTGGCAAATCGCGCACCTGCGTGAGATAGGTCAGGTCTAGTGCCCTTTTGTGCCTACTGTTGCATCATCAGGGGTAGGTCTTCAGAAGATAGGTCAGGTCTAGTGCCCTTTTGTGCCTACTGTTGCATCATCAGGGGTAGGTCTTCAGACAATCCCCAGGACTGCTGAATCCATTTTGCGCACAATTCACACTTGTGAAGAACTTAGGAAGAATGTATAGTAACGTCGTCGGCAAGGTTAATTATCCGGAAGCCTTGTAGCTGTAATGGGAATCTCGTCTGTGCCAATGCTGGGAGATCATGGTCAAGACTCAGCGCTCCCCGGCACACACGACAGTGAACGTCAAGTGAACGTCGGACGAATATAAGGCGGTCGCGTTCCAGGTACAGGCTTTCGACATTGACTATCAATTTACTGTTAACCGGTAATATTTTTAAACTAGCATGTCAATAATTGAATTGCGCACGCCTTGGTGTACGTGCCAATCTTTATTTCTGAACGTAATCTTTATTTATAGGCCTGATAACCATGTATAATTCCATTTTCATCAGGGTGTTCTAACTTGGCCTGTGAAGCCCGTGACGGTCTGCCCTATCCCCGGAGACCCGAACATTGCACATAGACAGTTCGTGGAATACCAAATTTTGGCCGTCTCgctattctttgtcaagataGATAGACATGCAACCCTTCTTTGCAACGCAAATGTATCTATTTAGATACAACGTGCTGGCCATTGGATGCTCTATAGAGTCAAGGAGTCATAAAGGTGACTTATTAGACCGTTAGGGCGGTATGTATTTCGTTTCAACTTTCACCTCGGTAGGCAGAATCGGTTATTTCACTTTCAGGAAGACACATCATAATCATTTAGATATTTGACATGCGACTGACTACTATTTGTGTGTCTACCGGAGTACATCTTCTCACCACTTACTTTGGACTCAATCGGAGGTTTGAATGCTGGCACCCACAGATGAAGCTAAAATTTTCAGGAATATTTTGATACGCATTCATCGCCATGAACCGTCCTTTCTTGGGATCGAGAATATTCTCATAGCACAATTCTACTCTTGGATACTGAAACATCATTCAAGCCTAGACATCGTATAAAAGCCGTTTGCTTTTGGACCATATTTCTTTAGGATACCTGAAGTATTCCCCTTTCCATACTACACATCCATTCAAAGGCTGTATACCCATATACCCAAGATGGCTTTCGGTTATCTCGCTGCTCTCGCTGCTATTGCCCTCACAGCATCACAATCGGCTTACGCTGCTACTACCTCTGCTAGGCGGGTAACCTGTGCCACTGGTCAGGTCACAACCAACGCCGCGTGTTGTGGTAATGCACATTGTTGATACTGCCGCTTCGATATTTGACTTAATATACCCCAGCTCTTTTCCCTGTCGTTGACTTTATTCAGGAGAACCTTTTCGACGGTGGAGAGTGCGGTGAAGAGGCGCACTCTGCCCTTCGCCTCTCATTCCACGATGCCATTGGCTTCTCTCTTCACGGTGAGCTACAATAATTCATACTCTTGGTTTAAATCCTATGTATTTACGTGATCCATGATATAGGCGGAAAGTGAGTTAAGATTGATGATTTATGTTATAGTAATTCTAAATTATAGCAGGGGCGGAGGCGCCGACGGATCAATTCTCGCATTCAGCGACATTGAAACTGCCTTCCACGCCAATGGCGGGTAAGTCCACACTGCTGACAGACGTATTTTATCTAATTCAAACACACATAGGATTGACGATATTACTGCCCGCCAGCTTCCAGTCTTCCAGGCTCTCAACTTGACCGCCGGCGACTTGTAAGTTACCGTGGCAAATTCATAATAAAGAAAACACCTAAAGATTCATTTAGTGTTCATCTTGCAGCCGCGATTGGTACAGCTAACTGCCCAGGTGCTCCCCAGCTCGAATTCCAATTTGGTCGCCCACCACCGCTTGCTCCTGCCCCTGATCTGACTATTCCGGAACCCACTGATAGCGTCACCAAGATTTTGGAACGCTTCGCCGATGCAGGCTTCAGCCCCAAAGAAGCAGTTGCCCTGCTTGCCTCCCACACCATCGCTGCAGCCGtaagtatttttttttcaatgccAAGTTCGCTAGGCTGAGATAAATTCGTGGTTACATAGGATGTTGTTGACCCCACTATCCCGGGAACACCTTTTGACTCGTAAGTCTCTCTTGTTGTTGGAACAAAGTAAATGTATCATCTTGAATCTGAcattccatttttttgtaGAACCGTTGGAACCTTGTATGTCTTCATCACATGTCGAAGAGATATTGTCACCAACTAAAACATGATCACACTACTAGCGATTCACAAGTTTTCCTCGAGGTTCTCTTGAAGGGAAAACTATTCCCAGGTAACGGTTCTCAGCCCGGCGAAGTTCTCTCTCCATTGGCTGGTGAAATGCGTCTTCAGAGTGACTTCGTCATCTCTCAAGATTCCAGGACCGCTTGTTTCTGGCAAGAAATGATCAGTAAGTTATTTTAACTCATTGATATGTTTAAGTGATGTAACTCAACGCATCGGTTATTCAGACAACCAGCAATTCATGATGTCCCAATTCAAAGCCGCTATGGCTAAACTTCAAGTCCTTGGTCAAG
This genomic interval carries:
- a CDS encoding Versatile peroxidase VPL1, which codes for MAFARLSAIVAIALASQSVLAANINRRTTCATGQVTSNAACCALFPVVDFIQENLFDGGECGEEAHSALRLSFHDAIGFSIHGGKGGGADGSILQFADVETAFHANGGIDDITDRQTPVFQALSQTPAFKPLNISAGDFVHLAAAIGTANCPGAPRLKFMFGRPPPVAPAPDLTIPEPTDSVTSILARFADAGFSPSEAVALLASHTIAAADVVDTNIPGTPFDSTAGTFDSQVFLEVLLKGRLFPGPNNSSQPGEVLSPLAGEMRLQSDFLISQDPRTACFWQAMINNQQLMMAEFKAAMAKLQVLGQNTAKLIDCSDIVPVPQPFTQAIKYPASFSRQDVQVACPILPFPNLATVAGPAPTIPPV
- a CDS encoding Versatile peroxidase VPL1 encodes the protein MAFGYLAALAAIALTASQSAYAATTSARRVTCATGQVTTNAACCALFPVVDFIQENLFDGGECGEEAHSALRLSFHDAIGFSLHGGNRGGGADGSILAFSDIETAFHANGGIDDITARQLPVFQALNLTAGDFVHLAAAIGTANCPGAPQLEFQFGRPPPLAPAPDLTIPEPTDSVTKILERFADAGFSPKEAVALLASHTIAAADVVDPTIPGTPFDSTVGTFDSQVFLEVLLKGKLFPGNGSQPGEVLSPLAGEMRLQSDFVISQDSRTACFWQEMINNQQFMMSQFKAAMAKLQVLGQDTRKLIDCSDVVPVPKPFTQAIKYPASFSKKDVQIACNSLPFPNLATVAGPAPTVAPV